CCAAACGGCAAGGTGATATTACCTGCAAAGTTTGCAATCAACAAAATCACCACGAAACTGAGGGCAAACACAATATTTTGTTTAACTACCCCTTGAGCGCGACGCCCCAAACAAATCGCCTGTTCTAATCGCTCCAATCGATCCGCCATCAAGACAATATCTGCCGTCTCCAGCGCCACGTCACTGCCTGCGGTTCCCATCGCAATGCCAACGGATGCTTGAGCTAAGGCAGGGGCATCATTGATCCCATCACCCACCATTGCCACTGACTGATATTGCTTCTGAAGTTGGCGAATCACATCCACTTTATCTTCAGGCAAAAGCTCTGCATAGACCCGATCGACTCCCACCTGCTGAGCAATACTGTGAGCCGTGCGCGAGTTATCCCCAGTCAGCATTACAATCTGCTCAATACCCAACCGTTTCAATCGAGCGATCGCTTTTGCAGCCGCTGGTCGTACTGTATCTGCAACCGCAATGATGCCCAAGATCTCTCCAGCATAGGCAACCCAAACGATCGTTTTTCCTTCAGCCTCCCAGTGGTAGATCACCTTGGCGTAGCCGCACTCAAATCGTTCAATAAACTGTTGAGAGGGAGGCGCTTCCGTTTGCGCTTGCTGAACGAGACGAATCACGCGCTGAATCAAGCTACTTTCAGGCGGTTGGTGGATTTTGAGCCGCAGTGCCCCATTGCCATTAATCGTGCCTGCAAACACCTCATCTCCAACTGTCTTTTCAACTGGAATCGATTCAGCCGTAATCGAAGCCTGGTTGAGAGTGCTAAATCCTTCTATGACCAAACCATCTGTCGGTACTAATTCTCCCGGTTTCACCAGAACTCGATCGCCAATCTTGAGTTCTGAAACTGGGATAGTTCGTTCCTGCCCGTTCCGCACCACTCGCGCTGTATCAGCGGTTAAGCTCATCAACCCCTGAATACTGCGCTCCGTCCGCTGCATAGCATACCCTTCTAACGCCCCACTGATGGCAAAAATTAGAATTAGAACTGCCCCATCGACAATCAGATAATACTCTCGCCGCCACAGACCTAAAGCTGCGGCTCCCAGTGCTGCCACAATCATCAGCAGGTCTACATCAAGTTCTTTTTCCTTCAATAGGGTTGTCAAACCTTCCCGCGCACTCTCGAATCCACCGATCGCATAAGCAGCCGTCAGAACAAACAGAGCCACTCCGAGCCAGCCGAAATTGAGCATCTGCCAGCCCAGGAAAACCAGAA
This window of the Aerosakkonema funiforme FACHB-1375 genome carries:
- a CDS encoding HAD-IC family P-type ATPase, which produces MVAATPSTSRFSTLLKEHPDAVAAIACGVLVFLGWQMLNFGWLGVALFVLTAAYAIGGFESAREGLTTLLKEKELDVDLLMIVAALGAAALGLWRREYYLIVDGAVLILIFAISGALEGYAMQRTERSIQGLMSLTADTARVVRNGQERTIPVSELKIGDRVLVKPGELVPTDGLVIEGFSTLNQASITAESIPVEKTVGDEVFAGTINGNGALRLKIHQPPESSLIQRVIRLVQQAQTEAPPSQQFIERFECGYAKVIYHWEAEGKTIVWVAYAGEILGIIAVADTVRPAAAKAIARLKRLGIEQIVMLTGDNSRTAHSIAQQVGVDRVYAELLPEDKVDVIRQLQKQYQSVAMVGDGINDAPALAQASVGIAMGTAGSDVALETADIVLMADRLERLEQAICLGRRAQGVVKQNIVFALSFVVILLIANFAGNITLPFGVLGHEGSTAIVTLSGLRLLRTG